One part of the Methylobacterium mesophilicum SR1.6/6 genome encodes these proteins:
- a CDS encoding TadE/TadG family type IV pilus assembly protein, whose amino-acid sequence MSRLLNPVRRLRDRAASLLRARSGNVTILFAFSLLPMVGLIGYGVDYGVAITDKAKLDAAADAAAIAGVVSAKAYFATNPIQSNLTANAFAAGTAQATNAFTVNAGSVPFAQVQLQTPQLSRTGQTIKSTVSYTATIKNNFGQLFRTPTTTIGNTVTASADLPSYLDFYLLLDVSGSMGLPATSTGMTQLAASNRDMWSDYKQGCQFACHFPGYTGWNLAAGKIQLRSDALNNAVCSLITRASNPSMANQYRVGLYPFINQMGTLADINSSIATLNSKAQCGQTWPLALTNLLDTGTTQLYSLSDPSTGTGAGGTHFEVVLPQMKTTITAAGGFGDGSSALVRRPFVFLVTDGMQNGQHFAINQNGKYYYPGNPSTFPGYAAGNWDGSQPSQIDPSLCSALKTAGATISVLYIPYNIISFTDYGGGIAWENNRVNGFSPTLATPLQSCASPGFFYTANSPSDITAALNAMFDQALQVAHLTR is encoded by the coding sequence ATGTCCCGGCTACTGAACCCGGTCCGCCGCCTCCGTGACCGGGCGGCGTCCCTGCTCCGGGCGCGATCCGGCAACGTGACGATTCTGTTCGCGTTCAGCCTGCTGCCGATGGTCGGCCTGATCGGCTACGGCGTCGATTACGGCGTGGCGATCACCGACAAGGCGAAGCTCGATGCCGCCGCGGACGCGGCCGCCATCGCGGGAGTCGTTTCGGCCAAGGCCTATTTCGCGACAAACCCGATCCAGAGCAACCTCACCGCCAACGCCTTCGCGGCAGGCACCGCCCAGGCGACCAACGCGTTCACGGTCAATGCCGGCTCGGTGCCGTTTGCCCAGGTGCAGTTGCAGACACCGCAGCTCAGCCGCACCGGCCAGACGATCAAGTCGACGGTCAGCTACACGGCCACGATCAAGAACAATTTCGGCCAGCTTTTCCGGACGCCGACTACGACCATCGGCAACACGGTCACGGCCTCGGCTGACCTGCCCAGCTACCTCGACTTCTACCTCCTGCTCGACGTGTCCGGCTCCATGGGCCTGCCGGCCACGAGCACCGGCATGACGCAACTCGCCGCCAGCAACAGGGACATGTGGTCGGACTACAAGCAGGGCTGCCAGTTCGCCTGCCACTTCCCGGGCTATACCGGCTGGAATCTCGCGGCCGGCAAGATCCAGCTGCGGTCGGACGCACTGAACAACGCGGTCTGCTCCCTCATCACCCGGGCTTCCAACCCGTCGATGGCGAACCAGTATCGGGTCGGCCTCTACCCGTTCATCAACCAGATGGGCACGCTCGCCGACATCAACAGCTCGATCGCGACGCTGAACAGCAAAGCTCAATGCGGACAAACCTGGCCGCTCGCCCTGACGAACCTCCTCGATACCGGGACCACCCAGCTTTACAGCCTCAGTGATCCGAGCACGGGCACGGGTGCCGGGGGGACGCATTTCGAGGTCGTCCTGCCGCAGATGAAGACCACCATCACGGCAGCGGGCGGCTTCGGCGACGGCTCCAGTGCGCTCGTGCGGCGGCCCTTCGTTTTCCTGGTCACCGACGGCATGCAGAACGGCCAGCACTTCGCCATCAACCAGAACGGAAAATACTACTATCCCGGCAACCCCTCGACCTTCCCGGGCTACGCGGCCGGCAACTGGGACGGCTCACAGCCGTCCCAGATCGATCCGTCGCTCTGCTCGGCGCTGAAGACTGCGGGCGCGACGATCTCGGTCCTCTACATCCCCTACAACATCATCAGCTTCACGGATTACGGCGGCGGCATCGCCTGGGAGAACAACCGCGTGAACGGCTTCAGCCCGACCCTCGCGACCCCGCTCCAAAGCTGCGCGTCGCCGGGCTTCTTCTACACGGCCAACAGCCCGAGCGACATCACGGCGGCGCTCAACGCGATGTTCGATCAGGCCCTACAGGTGGCGCACCTGACGCGTTAG
- a CDS encoding AAA family ATPase: protein MSPVFIDPDAFLEIEGVRVWTPERSAEAWRLAREALRAALRTAVATGSVRGVVVVCGLQGAGKSTRIARQERDTATVYVDAVPTSARHRASVIAIARGFGAPADAVWIRTLLPVALERNQQRPLDGRVPEASIRSVDRLFELPTSAEGFASIRIVES, encoded by the coding sequence GTGAGCCCCGTCTTCATCGATCCGGACGCCTTCCTGGAGATCGAGGGCGTCCGTGTCTGGACGCCGGAACGGAGCGCCGAGGCGTGGCGGCTGGCCCGAGAGGCCCTGCGCGCGGCCCTGCGCACGGCTGTGGCCACCGGATCGGTCCGAGGGGTGGTCGTCGTCTGCGGCCTTCAGGGGGCGGGCAAGTCCACCCGGATCGCCCGGCAGGAGCGGGACACCGCGACGGTCTACGTCGATGCCGTGCCGACGAGCGCGCGGCATCGGGCATCCGTCATCGCCATCGCGCGCGGGTTCGGCGCGCCCGCGGACGCCGTCTGGATCCGAACGCTGTTGCCCGTCGCCCTGGAGCGGAACCAGCAGCGCCCCCTCGACGGGCGCGTCCCGGAGGCGAGCATCCGATCGGTGGACCGCCTGTTCGAGCTGCCGACCTCCGCGGAAGGCTTCGCGTCGATCCGGATCGTCGAATCCTGA
- a CDS encoding invasion associated locus B family protein has protein sequence MPSFPALARISLIAALLAVPLTLRAQDAEPGEAPAAEAAPKARTKPKPKPAAPKPVAKSAEAATPAAHGPAHAAWPTGASTVSESYGDWTMTCTRPNEKITCIVAQSQGDSQTGRRKFAVELQTPVDGRSQGLVLMPFGLSIEPGVTFKLDEQTLGKGAPYTSCGVDGCFVPISFPTLALDGMRTAKKLFVTGQKASGSDPATIAVPLEGFPQALDRAVALSG, from the coding sequence ATGCCGTCGTTCCCAGCGCTCGCGCGCATCAGCCTGATCGCCGCGCTGCTCGCCGTTCCCTTGACGCTCCGCGCGCAGGACGCCGAACCCGGGGAGGCGCCCGCGGCCGAGGCGGCTCCGAAGGCCCGTACCAAGCCGAAGCCCAAGCCGGCTGCGCCGAAGCCCGTGGCCAAGTCCGCCGAGGCCGCGACGCCCGCCGCCCACGGACCAGCGCACGCCGCGTGGCCGACCGGCGCGAGCACCGTCAGCGAGAGCTACGGCGACTGGACGATGACCTGCACGCGCCCGAACGAGAAGATCACCTGCATCGTGGCCCAGTCGCAGGGCGATTCGCAGACCGGGCGGCGCAAGTTCGCGGTCGAGCTGCAGACGCCGGTCGATGGCCGTTCCCAGGGCCTCGTGCTGATGCCCTTCGGCCTCTCCATCGAGCCCGGCGTTACCTTCAAGCTCGACGAGCAGACCCTCGGCAAGGGCGCGCCCTACACGTCGTGCGGCGTCGACGGCTGCTTCGTGCCGATCAGCTTCCCGACGCTGGCGCTCGACGGAATGCGGACCGCCAAGAAGCTGTTCGTGACCGGTCAGAAGGCCAGCGGCAGCGATCCCGCCACCATCGCGGTACCGCTGGAGGGCTTCCCGCAGGCGCTGGACCGTGCTGTCGCCCTGAGCGGCTGA
- a CDS encoding homospermidine synthase, with protein MTDQPTHHPVHGRITGPIVMIGFGSIGRGTLPLIERHFEYDKARFTVIDPVDTHRSLAEKHGLRFETVALTQENYRDVLTPLLTEGGGQGFCVNLSVDTSSRAIMELCRELGALYIDTVAEPWPGFYFDKTKSQGDRTNYALRQDILDARAQKPGGTTAVSCCGANPGMVSWFVKQALLNIAQDTGLQRPEPKTRAEWAGLMKDLGVKGVHIAERDTQRAKTPKPRGVFVNTWSVEGFVSEGNQPAELGWGTHETWKPANAREQEKGSRCAIYLLQPGADTRVRTWVPTAGAQFGFLVTHNEAVSIADYYTVREGDRPVFRPTCHYAYHPADDAVLSLHEMFGNAAKVQEQHHILDETEIVDGIDELGVLVYGHKKNAYWYGSQLSIEETRRIAPYQNATGLQVTSAVLAGMVWALENPEAGIVEADEMDFRRCLEVQTPYLGPVVGVYTDWTPLTDRPGLFPEDIDTSDPWQFRNVLVHG; from the coding sequence ATGACCGACCAGCCGACCCATCACCCGGTCCACGGCCGCATCACCGGCCCCATCGTGATGATCGGCTTCGGCTCGATCGGCCGCGGCACCCTGCCCCTGATCGAACGCCACTTCGAATACGACAAGGCCCGCTTCACCGTGATCGACCCGGTCGACACCCACCGGTCGCTCGCCGAGAAGCACGGGCTGCGCTTCGAGACGGTCGCGCTGACCCAGGAGAACTACCGCGACGTGCTCACCCCGCTCCTCACCGAGGGCGGGGGCCAGGGCTTCTGCGTGAACCTGTCGGTCGATACCTCGTCGCGCGCCATCATGGAGCTCTGCCGCGAGCTCGGCGCCCTCTACATCGACACCGTGGCCGAGCCCTGGCCCGGCTTCTACTTCGACAAGACCAAGAGCCAGGGCGACCGCACCAACTACGCGCTCCGTCAGGATATCCTCGACGCCCGCGCCCAGAAGCCGGGCGGCACCACCGCGGTCTCCTGCTGCGGCGCCAATCCCGGCATGGTCTCGTGGTTCGTCAAGCAGGCGCTCCTGAACATCGCGCAGGATACCGGCCTGCAGCGGCCCGAGCCCAAGACCCGGGCCGAGTGGGCCGGCCTGATGAAGGACCTGGGCGTCAAGGGCGTCCACATCGCCGAGCGGGACACCCAGCGCGCCAAGACCCCGAAGCCGCGCGGCGTCTTCGTCAACACTTGGTCGGTGGAGGGCTTCGTCTCCGAGGGCAACCAGCCGGCCGAGCTCGGCTGGGGCACGCACGAGACGTGGAAGCCCGCCAACGCCCGCGAGCAGGAGAAGGGCTCGCGCTGCGCGATCTACCTGCTGCAGCCGGGCGCCGACACACGCGTGCGCACCTGGGTGCCGACCGCCGGCGCGCAGTTCGGCTTCCTGGTGACCCACAACGAGGCGGTCTCGATCGCCGACTACTACACGGTGCGCGAGGGCGATCGGCCGGTCTTCCGGCCGACCTGCCACTACGCCTACCACCCGGCCGACGACGCCGTGCTCTCGCTCCACGAGATGTTCGGCAACGCCGCCAAGGTGCAGGAGCAGCACCACATTCTCGACGAGACCGAGATCGTCGACGGCATCGACGAGCTGGGCGTGCTGGTCTACGGCCACAAGAAGAACGCCTACTGGTACGGCTCGCAGCTCTCCATCGAGGAGACCCGCCGGATCGCGCCCTATCAGAACGCCACCGGCCTGCAGGTCACCTCGGCGGTGCTCGCCGGCATGGTCTGGGCGCTGGAGAATCCGGAGGCCGGCATCGTCGAGGCCGACGAGATGGATTTCCGCCGCT